One genomic region from Polycladomyces subterraneus encodes:
- a CDS encoding M24 family metallopeptidase, producing the protein MDNQLPLVPVEEIERRYRRFQQTLDRMELDGALIAQNIDLYYLTGTMQYGLLFVPRTGDPCLYVKKSVTRAKRESSVPVEPMGRMRELPQRIAERFGPIRRVGMELDVLPYAQATFYANKLFPKAEMTDISFPLRLQRAVKSDYELNQLKRAATCVREIVEALPEMLKPGMREVELAAEIERRLRLKGNINLYRMRAFNQELVLGMVASGAAAAAPTYFDGPAGGLGLSTASPQGAGWKEIRVGEPILVDISAVIEGYIIDQTRLAVIGELDADLEHAYRTTRRILKATEEKGKPGVSWEALYVEALKMADEAGLVDHFMGYGEDQAKFLGHGVGLELDELPVLARGFDQPLEEGMVIAVEPKFTFPGRGVIGIENTYVVTADGLQSLTTATEEIVRVRA; encoded by the coding sequence ATGGACAACCAACTACCACTTGTACCAGTGGAGGAGATCGAACGGCGTTACCGACGGTTTCAACAGACGTTGGATCGGATGGAACTGGACGGCGCCCTGATCGCTCAAAATATCGATTTGTACTATCTAACGGGAACGATGCAATACGGTTTGCTTTTCGTTCCCCGGACAGGTGATCCGTGCCTTTACGTGAAAAAAAGTGTCACTCGTGCGAAGCGTGAATCCTCCGTGCCGGTGGAGCCGATGGGACGAATGCGGGAATTGCCGCAACGGATTGCGGAGCGCTTCGGCCCCATTCGCCGTGTGGGGATGGAATTGGATGTATTGCCGTATGCGCAGGCAACGTTTTACGCCAATAAATTGTTCCCGAAAGCCGAAATGACGGATATTTCGTTTCCACTTCGACTGCAACGAGCTGTCAAATCGGATTACGAATTAAATCAATTAAAACGAGCAGCCACTTGTGTGCGGGAGATCGTGGAAGCGCTTCCGGAAATGCTAAAACCAGGTATGCGGGAAGTGGAGCTGGCAGCCGAAATTGAACGGCGCTTACGGTTGAAGGGGAATATCAACCTATACCGAATGCGCGCCTTCAATCAAGAGCTTGTGCTGGGCATGGTCGCCTCAGGAGCGGCCGCTGCTGCTCCCACTTACTTCGATGGACCCGCTGGCGGGTTAGGCTTGAGCACCGCCAGTCCACAGGGGGCAGGTTGGAAAGAAATCCGAGTGGGTGAGCCGATTCTGGTGGATATCAGTGCGGTGATTGAAGGATATATCATCGATCAAACGCGGCTGGCGGTCATTGGTGAGCTGGATGCCGATCTGGAACACGCCTACAGGACCACACGCCGGATCCTGAAGGCAACAGAGGAAAAGGGAAAACCGGGGGTATCTTGGGAAGCGTTGTACGTGGAAGCATTGAAAATGGCGGATGAAGCCGGTTTGGTGGATCATTTTATGGGATACGGCGAAGATCAGGCCAAATTTTTGGGACACGGCGTCGGATTGGAGTTGGATGAACTGCCCGTTTTGGCACGCGGGTTCGATCAACCGTTGGAGGAGGGAATGGTGATCGCGGTGGAGCCGAAATTCACCTTCCCCGGACGGGGTGTGATCGGTATCGAAAACACGTATGTCGTGACGGCAGATGGTTTGCAGTCGTTGACCACCGCTACCGAAGAGATCGTCCGGGTGCGGGCGTGA